A single Lolium perenne isolate Kyuss_39 chromosome 6, Kyuss_2.0, whole genome shotgun sequence DNA region contains:
- the LOC127319539 gene encoding probable serine/threonine-protein kinase PBL7 — translation MRRVLGWGGEVPLDMGCFSCFDSPADEQLNPKAGGGRYGGSSVAAAAYGGGVGVGVGGSRQGERGYPELQHPMSAPRIEKLSAGNTRVKNNAVAREASVPKDANGNAISAQTFTFRELATATRNFRQECFLGEGGFGRVYKGHLESTGQVVAIKQLNRDGLQGNREFLVEVLMLSLLHHQNLVSLIGYCADGDQRLLVYEYMAFGSLEDHLHDLPLDKDALDWSSRMKIAAGAAKGLEYLHDKANPPVIYRDFKSSNILLDESFHPKLSDFGLAKLGPVGDKSHVSTRVMGTYGYCAPEYAMTGQLTVKSDVYSFGVVLLELITGRRAIDSTRPHGEQNLVSWARPLFNDRRKLPKMADPRLEGRYPMRGLYQALAVASMCIQSEAASRPLIADVVTALSYLASQSYDPNAAHASRKPGGVQRIKVGENGRAVSRSDEAGSSGHRSPGKDRDDPPKELPGILNNKDRDRERMVAEAKMWGDRERMVAEAKMWGDRERMVAEAKMWGENWREKKRDGSNLQGSPDSPTEDG, via the exons ATGCGACGGGTTCTTGGCTGGGGTGGTGAGGTGCCGCTGGACATGGGCTGCTTTTCTTGCTTCGACTCTCCTGCAGATGAGCAGCTGAACCCCAAGGCAGGTGGTGGTAGGTATGGAGGCTCTTCCGTGGCGGCAGCCGCTTATGGTGGTGGCGTTGGCGTCGGCGTCGGCGGCAGCCGGCAGGGAGAGAGGGGCTACCCGGAGCTGCAGCACCCCATGTCGGCGCCGCGCATCGAGAAGCTCTCCGCAG GGAATACCAGGGTGAAAAATAATGCTGTAGCAAGGGAGGCTTCTGTGCCAAAAGATGCTAATGGGAATGCCATCTCGGCACAGACTTTCACCTTCCGAGAGCTGGCAACGGCGACAAGGAATTTCAGGCAGGAGTGCTTTCTAGGAGAAGGGGGATTTGGACGTGTTTACAAGGGCCATCTGGAGAGCACAGGCCAG GTTGTTGCTATAAAGCAGCTTAATAGGGATGGGCTTCAAGGGAATAGAGAATTTCTAGTGGAGGTTCTCATGCTTAGTTTGCTGCACCACCAAAACCTTGTCAGTTTGATTGGTTATTGTGCGGATGGAGATCAGCGCCTTCTTGTTTATGAATATATGGCATTCGGATCATTGGAAGATCATTTGCATG ATCTACCTCTTGACAAGGATGCATTGGATTGGAGCTCAAGGATGAAAATTGCAGCGGGTGCTGCCAAAGGACTAGAGTACCTCCATGACAAAGCTAACCCACCAGTTATTTATAGAGATTTCAAGTCATCAAACATCCTCTTAGATGAGAGTTTCCATCCAAAGCTGTCTGACTTTGGTCTTGCCAAGTTGGGCCCTGTTGGTGACAAATCACATGTCTCTACGCGTGTCATGGGAACATATGGCTATTGTGCTCCTGAATATGCTATGACCGGACAATTGACAGTTAAATCCGATGTTTATAGCTTTGGAGTCGTCTTGCTCGAGTTGATTACTGGGCGCAGGGCCATTGATAGCACCCGTCCGCACGGAGAACAAAATCTTGTATCATGG GCACGGCCTCTTTTCAACGACAGAAGAAAACTCCCTAAAATGGCTGACCCAAGACTGGAAGGCCGATACCCCATGCGTGGTCTTTACCAAGCGCTTGCAGTGGCTTCCATGTGCATTCAGTCAGAGGCTGCATCTCGTCCGCTTATTGCGGATGTTGTGACTGCTCTTTCCTATTTGGCTTCTCAATCATATGACCCTAATGCTGCACATGCTTCAAGAAAGCCTGGTGGCGTTCAGCGAATAAAGGTTGGTGAAAATGGGAGGGCAGTCTCCAGGAGCGACGAAGCTGGCAGCTCTGGCCACAGATCACCAGGCAAGGATAGGGACGACCCCCCTAAAGAGCTTCCTGGTATCTTGAATAACAAAGACCGCGATAGGGAGCGTATGGTGGCGGAGGCGAAGATGTGGGGTGACCGGGAGCGGATGGTGGCCGAGGCTAAGATGTGGGGCGACAGAGAACGGATGGTGGCCGAGGCTAAGATGTGGGGCGAGAATTGGCGGGAGAAGAAGCGTGATGGATCGAACCTGCAGGGCAGCCCGGACTCTCCAACTGAAGACGGGTAG